A genome region from Fusarium musae strain F31 chromosome 5, whole genome shotgun sequence includes the following:
- a CDS encoding hypothetical protein (EggNog:ENOG41), with translation MTPSPATSQALEPRHPKPSQTVSVNISEGTQNRSRRFQLEVSECVETKTVTTTTRLTRKFPQVFVRDPVPLENLDTKEYPLAMKPTPPELIRFSYNMPGAIETDDEVEDEPIDNQLSCNARSTPTQLKSESPQESNLVRIPKHRSQSPSEGYPRRSRASRATTIDSPESSAPTSNPRRPGRSIPLNAVSDKLRRSIAHNSNRQGERSSRPSGGFLATPDTSEVVGAAERSARRRSSHHERNQSPEASSSAVSPQYEATSPVESDSHTVFSSNVATPPITDADAEPFADADGSLQQPIRPFNPRPSIDVVAAQDASLPSPRLSPTLAAAQLHTADDEDETQPSFQSSNLDPSRWLDESQPMEDDSMTALVRSGHSQDDYALARTDGASQGVDSLQVVDTQTLLEAFDSMKTEMKTFMMYQFLRRCPRPTLRVVANAVNPALKCDFLRQLPLELGYSVLSHLDHRDLCRAAQVSKHWRNIVDRNETGWKELFDRDGYTLPPGELQKAIIQGWGWQDPVGASGYEKDLSMRTRLTSTEHELTRTLRQETASKSRASKRKRAINTYSAERSKRRASAQEAVAREENKSQPEARQHKSEGPLSAANAAATAVPDPQLGLPSLRELHLYKSLYRRHHMIRKSWTSGEVKPGHVAFAAHPRHVITCLQFDEDKIITGSDDTLIHIYDTKTGKLRKKLEGHEGGVWALQYEGNMLVSGSTDRSVRVWDIERGLCQQVFYGHTSTVRCLQILMPTETGRDSSGQAIMQPEKPLIITGSRDSQLRVWRLPEVGSRRYIQTGPPAHESDCPYFIRVLAGHTHSVRAISAHGDTLVSGSYDSTVRVWRISTGEALHVLHGHSQKVYSVVLDHERNRCISGSMDSLVKIWDLATGACLYTLEGHSLLVGLLDLRDERLVSAAADSTLRIWDPENGKCRNTLMAHTGAITCFQHDGRKVISGSEKTVKMWDVRTGECVQDLLSDLSGVWQVKFDERRCVAAVQRDSLTYVEILDFGAVRDGKPPEELGKRILLNEPEVRAMIEEEA, from the exons ATGACACCATCCCCCGCAACTAGCCAGGCTCTCGAGCCTCGTCACCCCAAACCTTCCCAAACAGTATCCGTCAACATCTCCGAGGGGACCCAGAACCGCTCCCGCCGCTTCCAGCTCGAGGTGAGCGAGTGTGTCGAGACTAAGACTGTTACGACCACTACTCGTCTCACGCGAAAGTTCCCTCAGGTCTTCGTTCGTGACCCTGTACCTCTGGAGAATCTAGACACAAAAGAGTATCCTCTCGCCATGAAGCCTACTCCCCCAGAACTGATTAGGTTCTCGTATAATATGCCAGGTGCTATTGAGACTgacgatgaagttgaagatgaacccATAGATAACCAG TTATCCTGCAATGCTCGTTCTACCCCCACTCAGCTTAAATCCGAGTCCCCTCAAGAATCCAACCTTGTCCGGATACCCAAGCATCGATCACAATCTCCTTCAGAAGGATATCCTCGCCGTTCCCGCGCTTCTAGAGCTACCACTATAGATTCCCCCGAATCTTCAGCACCAACTTCGAATCCTCGGCGACCTGGCCGTTCTATTCCCCTGAACGCCGTATCGGATAAACTTCGTCGCTCCATTGCCCATAATTCGAATCGACAAGGAGAGAGGTCCTCCAGACCTTCTGGGGGCTTCCTTGCTACTCCTGATACTTCGGAGGTCGTTGGTGCGGCTGAGAGATCAGCTCGCCGACGCTCGTCACACCATGAACGAAATCAATCACCCGAagcatcttcctcagctGTCAGCCCTCAATACGAAGCCACCAGCCCTGTAGAGAGTGATTCACATACTGTCTTTAGCAGCAATGTCGCTACTCCACCAATTACTGATGCTGACGCAGAACCAttcgctgatgctgatggatCCTTACAACAACCCATCCGTCCTTTTAATCCCCGTCCCAGTATCGATGTCGTTGCCGCACAAGATGCTAGTCTTCCTAGTCCCAGACTGTCGCCTACCTTGGCAGCCGCTCAGCTACATACtgccgatgacgaagatgagacaCAGCCTAGCTTCCAAAGCTCGAACCTTGATCCCTCAAGATGGCTTGATGAATCACAGCCAATGGAAGATGATTCCATGACTGCTCTCGTTCGTTCTGGCCATTCCCAAGATGATTACGCCCTTGCTCGCACCGATGGTGCTTCTCAAGGTGTTGATTCACTACAAGTCGTTGACACACAAACACTCCTCGAGGCATTCGACTCCATGAAAACCGAAATGAAGACATTCATGATGTACCAGTTCCTTCGCCGGTGTCCTCGTCCCACCCTCCGCGTTGTGGCCAACGCTGTGAACCCAGCCCTCAAATGCGATTTTCTCCGACAGTTACCCCTGGAACTTGGATATTCTGTTTTGTCTCATCTCGATCACCGAGATCTTTGTCGAGCTGCACAAGTCTCAAAGCACTGGCGAAACATTGTTGATCGTAATGAAACAGGGTGGAAGGAACTGTTTGACCGAGATGGCTACACCCTCCCACCTGGTGAACTCCAGAAGGCTATCATTCAAGGTTGGGGCTGGCAAGATCCTGTTGGTGCAAGTGGATACGAAAAGGATTTGAGCATGCGAACCCGGTTGACTTCAACTGAGCATGAGCTTACCCGGACTCTTCGACAAGAGACAGCCTCCAAGTCTCGGGCTTCCAAGCGCAAGCGAGCGATCAACACTTATTCGGCCGAGCGATCTAAGCGACGTGCCAGTGCACAGGAAGCCGTGGCTCGTGAAGAGAACAAGTCGCAGCCCGAGGCTCGTCAACACAAGTCGGAAGGGCCACTGTCTGCCGCAAATGCTGCTGCTACAGCTGTCCCTGATCCCCAGCTTGGACTGCCTAGCCTTCGCGAGCTACATCTATACAAGTCGCTTTACCGCCGTCATCATATGATCCGTAAGAGTTGGACCAGCGGCGAGGTCAAGCCTGGCCACGTCGCGTTTGcagctcatcctcgtcacgTTATTACGTGTCTCCAGTTTGACGAAGACAAGATCATTACAGGTAGCGACGATACGCTCATCCACATCTACGATACCAAGACGGGCAAGCTCcgcaagaagcttgaaggtCATGAAGGTGGTGTCTGGGCACTACAGTATGAAGGCAACATGCTGGTGTCTGGCTCTACTGACAGGTCTGTTCGCGTCTGGGATATCGAACGTGGTCTTTGCCAGCAGGTATTCTACGGACACACTAGTACTGTCCGTTGCCTGCAAATCCTGATGCCCACCGAGACTGGTAGAGATTCCAGTGGACAGGCCATCATGCAGCCCGAGAagcctctcatcatcaccggcTCCAGGGACAGTCAGCTCAGGGTCTGGCGGCTTCCCGAGGTTGGGTCCCGCCGATATATCCAGACCGGCCCCCCAGCTCATGAATCCGACTGCCCTTACTTCATTCGAGTGTTGGCCGGGCACACGCATTCTGTTCGCGCCATTTCCGCTCATGGTGACACCCTCGTCAGTGGATCCTATGACAGCACTGTTCGAGTTTGGCGTATCAGCACCGGTGAGGCTCTTCATGTCCTCCACGGTCACTCTCAAAAGGTTTACTCTGTCGTCCTCGACCACGAACGCAATCGTTGTATCTCAGGCTCGATGGATTCGCTGGTCAAGATCTGGGATCTTGCCACTGGCGCATGTCTGTACACTCTCGAGGGACATAGTTTGCTCGTCGGTTTGTTGGACCTCCGCGATGAGCGACTGGTGTCGGCGGCGGCCGACTCGACTCTTCGTATCTGGGATCCAGAAAATGGCAAATGCCGCAATACTCTCATGGCGCATACTGGGGCTATTACCTGTTTCCAGCACGATGGCCGGAAAGTTATTAGTGGCAGTGAGAAGACAGTCAAGATGTGGGATGTCCGAACTGGCGAATGCGTTCAGGACTTGTTGAGCGATCTCAGTGGTGTTTGGCAAGTCAAATTTGACGAACGACGATGCGTGGCTGCTGTCCAGCGCGATTCACTCACCTACGTCGAG ATTCTTGACTTTGGAGCTGTCCGAGACGGCAAGCCACCAGAGGAACTTGGCAAGCGTATCCTTCTCAACGAGCCCGAGGTTCGAGCAATGattgaggaagaagcttaA
- a CDS encoding hypothetical protein (MEROPS:MER0026494), which produces MPSRTVSPTMSPGPSSPILSPLEAPEDPATSPDLVHSLSHTSTVLALSVSPQHETIYAGTQDGEIVAWSLDTFRQVRRVQAHKRSVLSLSLSPDASLLFSSAGDPIINVWDPSTLTRLYEIYGSYDVGDIFCTAYSPQHETLYIGAQNTTIQWVGLNDVTARVSPESQQHPDRRNHRFFDSKAVGGGASTPRRNDDRWGLIPKAHTVLEMHPGCVRNFAHYGYVYCMLMAKGPTVDVGTDDDVLISGAGDGTIKLWSLGHTVEDDEELSGGIQEIMTLGSDDGESVLSLALDSSFLYAGKLDGIVELWDLDTAQRLRVIKAHNCDIMSIQMGWGYLWTAATNGWASKYSTTHYGKYQHASSGTVPQKYQCLLRWEAHQGKVLASAVTNYKNKQYFITGANDDNISIWSIDMDKCNSKEKEVSQASDNLLLSSLREFVSYKTVSSRPEFAEDCRKGATYLGALFKRLGGHVELLSTEKHHNPVVYAHFSAKKEAAERRKRILFYGHYDVVAADSRKGKWETDPFTMQGTNGYLYGRGVSDNKGPIIAALYAVTDLMENQQLENDVIFLIEGEEEFGSLGFEEAVKKNKELIGEVDYILLANSYWLDDEVPCLTYGLRGVLHTTVCVDAPRPDIHSGVDGSYMMNEPLSDLTQILGKLKGPGNRVQIPGFYDGILPVTPEEEARYDDIAQILIRSNPEKGPEERLKQSLMARWREPNLTLHRYKVSGPDGSLVSSHASSHISLRMVPGQEVGSVIEALVKFLENEFSQLESQNKLTINVDNRAEPWLGDPTNAIFQTLEKAILETWDECFETSPSSGEATPEPEKAEKSKEEEVLSVKTKLGKPRKPLYIREGGSIPAIRFLEKEFGAPAAHLPCGQSSDSAHLDNERICLLNLLKAREIFGKVFSRL; this is translated from the exons ATGCCTTCACGGACGGTATCACCGACAATGTCACCAGGCCCCTCGTCTCCGATCCTCTCACCGCTCGAAGCCCCTGAAGATCCCGCCACAAGCCCTGACCTCGTCCATTCTTTGTCCCATACAAGCACCGTCCTCGCCCTTTCCGTGAGTCCACAGCATGAGACGATCTACGCCGGTACGCAAGACGGAGAGATTGTAGCATGGTCTCTTGACACATTCCGCCAAGTCCGCCGTGTTCAAGCCCACAAGCGCAGTGTCCTGTCCTTATCATTATCGCCCGATGCGTCACTCCTGTTTTCCAGCGCTGGAGACCCCATCATCAATGTCTGGGATCCAAGCACCTTGACTCGACTTTACGAAATTTACGGCTCCTACGATGTCGGCGATATTTTTTGTACTGCATACAGCCCCCAACATGAGACATTATACATCGGTGCACAAAACACCACCATTCAATGGGTTGGCCTCAACGACGTTACAGCTCGCGTGTCCCCCGAGTCACAGCAGCATCCTGATCGACGAAATCACCGCTTCTTCGACTCCAAAGCTGTTGGTGGCGGCGCAAGTACGCCTCGACGAAACGACGACCGATGGGGATTGATACCCAAAGCACACACTGTTCTCGAGATGCATCCAGGCTGCGTTAGAAACTTTGCCCACTACGGGTATGTGTACTGTATGCTCATGGCCAAGGGACCAACAGTTGATGTTGGGACTGACGATGATGTCTTGATCTCTGGTGCGGGTGACGGCACAATCAAGCTTTGGAGTCTTGGGCATactgttgaggatgatgaggagcttAGCGGTGGTATTCAGGAGATCATGACACTGGGCTCTGACGACGGCGAGTCTGTCCTGTCCCTCGCACTTGATAGTTCGTTTCTGTACGCTGGCAAGCTTGACGGTATCGTTGAATTATGGGATCTCGATACTGCGCAGCGATTGAGGGTTATCAAGGCTCACAACTGCGATATCATGTCGATACAAATGGGCTGGGGATATCTGTGGACTGCCGCAACTAATGGTTGGGCCAGT AAATACAGTACCACCCACTACGGCAAATACCAGCATGCCTCCTCTGGAACCGTTCCCCAGAAGTATCAGTGCCTCCTGAGATGGGAAGCTCACCAGGGCAAGGTCCTTGCATCGGCTGTCACGAACTACAAAAACAAGCAATACTTTATCACCGGTGCCAACGATGATAATATCTCGATTTGGTCCATAGACATGGACAAGTGCAACagtaaagagaaagaagtatCACAGGCCTCAGACAACCTCTTGCTATCGTCACTGCGAGAATTCGTGTCATACAAGACAGTCTCTTCTCGCCCCGAGTTTGCGGAAGACTGTCGCAAGGGAGCTACCTACCTCGGTGCGCTGTTCAAACGTCTCGGTGGTCACGTTGAGTTACTCAGCACCGAGAAGCACCACAACCCTGTCGTCTACGCCCATTTctcagccaagaaggaagctGCTGAGAGACGGAAGCGAATTCTCTTTTATGGCCATTATGATGTTGTTGCCGCCGACAGTCGTAAAGGCAAATGGGAGACTGACCCATTCACGATGCAAGGAACTAACGGTTACCTGTATGGTCGTGGTGTCAGTGATAACAAGGGTCCCATCATCGCTGCGCTGTACGCAGTGACTGATCTGATGGAGAACCAGCAACTGGAGAACGatgtcatcttcctcattgagggcgaggaagagTTTGGATCTTTAGGCTTTGAggaagctgtcaagaagaacaaagagtTGATCGGCGAAGTGGATTATATTCTGCTTGCCAACAGTTACTGGTTAGACGACGAAGTCCCGTGCTTGACTTACGGCCTACGTGGAGTTTTACACACAACTGTCTGCGTTGATGCGCCTCGTCCGGATATCCACTCGGGTGTCGACGGCTCCTACATGATGAATGAGCCTCTTTCCGACCTCACTCAGATCCTtggcaagctcaagggtcCTGGTAACCGGGTACAGATTCCCGGCTTCTACGATGGCATTCTTCCAGTGACACCTGAGGAGGAAGCACGGTACGATGATATTGCCCAGATCTTGATCCGCAGTAATCCTGAAAAGGGCCCCGAGGAGAGGCTCAAACAGTCGCTTATGGCAAGGTGGCGCGAGCCCAATCTGACACTCCACCGGTACAAGGTTTCTGGTCCTGATGGAAGTCTAGTAAGCAGTCATGCAAGTTCCCACATCAGTCTGCGCATGGTGCCAGGACAAGAAGTGGGCAGCGTGATTGAAGCACTCgtcaagttccttgagaaTGAGTTTTCTCAGCTTGAGTCACAGAACAAACTCACCATCAACGTCGATAACAGAGCTGAACCGTGGCTTGGAGATCCTACCAATGCTATCTTCCAGACACTGGAGAAGGCCATCCTGGAGACATGGGATGAGTGTTTCGAAACGTCGCCCTCATCAGGTGAAGCTACACCAGAGCCCGAAAAGGCAGAAAAGtccaaggaggaagaagttctgtcagtcaagaccaagcttggcaaacCCCGTAAGCCGCTCTACATCCGCGAGGGTGGTTCCATTCCAGCGATAAGATTCTTGGAGAAAGAATTTGGAGCTCCTGCAGCTCATCTACCTTGCGGGCAGTCGAGCGACTCTGCTCATCTGGACAACGAGCGGATATGTCTGCTGAACCTGTTGAAGGCTCGTGAGATTTTTGGCAAGGTGTTCAGTCGATTGTAA
- a CDS encoding hypothetical protein (EggNog:ENOG41) yields MAWLKDFVGKVGEEYKKQVQLQQQQQRQRESGYYGQGANQGYQQSEHQRGSPSGSQQQYQTGQPQYQQPQAQYQPQSPQYGQPQTPQYRPQQQQYPPPPSPYRPPSAQPSQAPSQPYTTPPPTTQPASQAYPQSPYPPQAHTQQLETQWREAERLAAHYKAEYEAQMKKATEDLANMRIEQEKQVQELEKLRAEEARNYQLAEEELVREQQRLYDEIQKQRQEVERPPLPPRINTDVEDAAPPLPRRPVSTAGSVSPAQRPVSYADPPAQNSFLSPQSQTQVPASPSQGFIPPPPPGPPPAQATTPGQPQTVGYLSPTSMSPGQASQQTSYYPPPPPSPQAQPSPRVQEQPSQRNSYHAPAPASPQPPQANAPSYPSSPPVQIPPQQQPIAQPKLVSAPKPPRVRTPEPAQLHACGAKAGLECSGSLTSFPQHWFYHAAVPEFVICARCYADLIYDTKFRDSFRKVFYDDGHKRRCRFNTRRIKDTLLPEAVESGSLDKLVEFMGRRIGIRDCREQNITEGESWYKAADIPNGTICEACFEDGLITSSFAKYYQLLPNEGGAYCDLSVWFLKRKFMDYAKENKWAQFCQEFNQRAQIPDCPKINTVNANERVWYKPINGPRNLQACAACYHDYFYASEDQDKWQQVAGGNFQTRCILGQLNHIIPMHQALDDEDRSLFWNATWEMDKYPVCNREGTKGSSWYTPINNPSGWGICAACYEGIIKPIGGARWFIKDNTTKPDELYLCGFSLGHPRAIQALEAYVSARNWGDSKLFLDWTAQWGHVQPCPRKNFSKNRRWWGWGVLEICEDCYASFAKGTALEPRFALNGVREPEKERMCDIYSPRMRGLYTEACRTGDLEGLLAIAEQRHVVYTQTIMQCEQILNQQKIAAIQAQTLGIQGTFYKSMGWAQDATMGHSYTVGNSYAGYGHANEWVLQGYSYDRQSREAAAEVMSGGPLMRVQMLEARWREVE; encoded by the coding sequence ATGGCTTGGTTAAAGGACTTTGTTGGTAAAGTGGGAGAGGAGTATAAGAAACAGGTTCAgttacagcagcagcagcaaaggcAGAGAGAGTCAGGGTATTATGGACAAGGAGCGAATCAAGGATACCAGCAGAGCGAACATCAGAGAGGTTCGCCTTCGGGATCGCAACAGCAGTATCAGACTGGGCAGCCTCagtatcaacaacctcaggCTCAGTACCAGCCTCAATCACCACAATATGGACAACCTCAGACACCACAGTACCgacctcagcagcaacaataTCCCcctccaccatcaccataCCGTCCACCGAGCGCTCAACCCTCTCAGGCACCTTCACAACCTTACAccacaccaccaccaacaacacaGCCAGCTTCACAAGCTTACCCTCAGAGTCCATATCCCCCTCAAGCACATACCCAGCAGCTCGAAACACAATGGCGCGAAGCAGAGCGTCTCGCAGCACACTACAAAGCAGAGTATGAAGCTCAAATGAAGAAAGCTACAGAAGATCTCGCCAACATGAGAATTGAGCAAGAGAAGCAGGTCCAGGAGCTAGAGAAGTTGAGAGCTGAGGAAGCGAGGAACTATCAACttgcggaggaggagctggTGAGAGAACAGCAGAGATTGTATGATGAGATACAGAAACAGAGACAAGAGGTGGAGAGACCACCGTTACCACCGAGGATTAATAcggatgttgaggatgctgCACCACCTTTACCCAGGAGGCCTGTTTCTACTGCTGGAAGTGTGAGTCCTGCACAAAGACCAGTATCGTATGCAGATCCGCCAGCTCAGAACTCGTTTCTTTCGCCACAGAGTCAGACACAGGTGCCTGCTAGTCCTTCGCAAGGCTTTATaccacctcctccacccggacctcctcctgctcagGCTACAACACCAGGCCAACCACAGACTGTTGGGTATTTGTCACCTACGTCCATGTCCCCTGGGCAGGCTTCGCAGCAGACATCATActatcctcctccaccgccgAGTCCTCAAGCACAACCTTCTCCAAGAGTCCAGGAGCAGCCAAGTCAACGGAACTCGTATCACgcaccagctccagcaaGTCCTCAACCGCCACAGGCAAACGCTCCATCatatccatcatcaccacctgTTCAAATTccacctcaacaacaacctaTCGCTCAACCCAAACTTGTCTCTGCACCGAAGCCCCCTCGCGTCAGAACCCCTGAGCCAGCGCAGCTGCATGCCTGTGGTGCAAAAGCAGGTCTCGAATGCTCAGGCTCACTGACATCCTTCCCCCAACACTGGTTCTACCATGCTGCTGTGCCAGAGTTCGTCATCTGTGCTCGCTGCTATGCAGATCTTATCTACGACACCAAATTCCGGGACTCATTCCGAAAAGTCTTCTACGACGATGGACACAAGCGCAGATGTCGATTCAACACCAGGCGGATCAAAGATACATTACTCCCCGAAGCCGTTGAGTCTGGCAGTCTTGACAAGCTTGTCGAGTTTATGGGGAGGAGAATTGGCATCAGAGACTGCAGAGAACAGAACATCACCGAAGGAGAGTCGTGGTACAAAGCAGCTGATATTCCAAACGGGACAATTTGCGAAGCTTGCTTCGAGGACGGTCTCATAACTTCGTCATTTGCAAAGTATTATCAGCTCTTACCCAACGAAGGCGGTGCCTATTGCGATCTTAGCGTATGGTTCCTCAAACGCAAGTTCATGGACTATGCAAAAGAGAACAAATGGGCCCAATTCTGTCAAGAGTTCAACCAGCGGGCACAAATACCGGACTGCCCCAAGATCAACACTGTCAACGCCAATGAACGTGTATGGTACAAGCCTATAAATGGACCGAGGAACCTGCAGGCCTGTGCAGCGTGTTATCACGACTACTTCTATGCTTCTGAAGATCAGGATAAATGGCAGCAGGTTGCTGGAGGAAACTTCCAGACCAGGTGTATTCTTGGGCAGTTGAACCACATCATCCCAATGCATCAGGCactggatgatgaggatagaAGTCTCTTCTGGAATGCAACGTGGGAAATGGACAAGTACCCTGTTTGCAACAGGGAGGGAACAAAGGGAAGTTCGTGGTATACGCCGATCAACAATCCTTCCGGCTGGGGAATATGCGCGGCGTGTTATGAAGGCATCATCAAACCAATTGGAGGCGCACGATGGTTCATCAaagacaacaccaccaagccAGACGAATTGTATCTATGCGGTTTCAGCCTGGGTCATCCGCGAGCGATTCAGGCTCTCGAAGCATATGTCAGCGCACGAAATTGGGGAGACAGCAAGCTATTTCTTGACTGGACTGCGCAATGGGGCCATGTTCAACCATGCCCAAGGAAGAACTTTAGCAAGAATAGACGATGGTGGGGATGGGGAGTCTTGGAGATCTGTGAAGATTGCTATGCTTCCTTTGCAAAAGGCACAGCACTTGAGCCTCGATTTGCACTCAATGGAGTGAGAGAACCAGAAAAAGAGCGCATGTGCGATATCTACTCGCCACGCATGAGAGGTCTGTATACCGAAGCCTGTAGAACTGGCGATCTAGAAGGTCTCTTGGCCATCGCAGAACAAAGACATGTCGTCTATACGCAGACAATCATGCAATGCGAGCAGATCCTCAATCAGCAAAAGATAGCAGCTATTCAGGCGCAGACGTTGGGCATACAGGGTACGTTTTATAAGAGCATGGGATGGGCTCAAGATGCTACCATGGGACACAGCTACACCGTTGGAAACTCGTATGCTGGGTATGGTCATGCAAATGAATGGGTTTTGCAGGGGTATTCGTACGATAGACAGTCGAGAGAGGCTGCGGCGGAGGTCATGAGCGGAGGGCCTCTTATGCGAGTGCAGATGCTTGAGGCGAGATGGAGGGAGGTTGAGTAA